In Papaver somniferum cultivar HN1 chromosome 1, ASM357369v1, whole genome shotgun sequence, a genomic segment contains:
- the LOC113307905 gene encoding uncharacterized protein DDB_G0271670-like, translating to MARTNKYSSINFNDIYDKKINPNKSSAATNSTNPSTKSSLQNLSNSRIHGGMLVLTRPTPKPQPQPQIIPQQQQQPSLSATQIPKVSDQIGQDSISLRPGSTSTTSSQPIAIVAQNKEKESVLSSSSSRSPSFSSSSLSSPKPEPFVPPHLRPGFAGKQDRLGQDGQKINLGFRSRELGNNQGHSANQYGDNGRPKSGGYYRGGDSDQELMNRPTSSSSSSGNLNRPNSSGSRPNSSGNRPNSGGWYGSSSSSSYRSPHHF from the coding sequence ATGGCAAGGACCAACAAGTATTCCTCTATCAATTTCAACGACATATACGATAAGAAAATTAATCCAAACAAATCATCTGCAGCTACAAATTCTACAAACCCATCAACCAAATCATCACTTCAAAACCTTTCCAACTCTCGTATACATGGCGGAATGCTTGTTTTAACTCGTCCTACTCCAAAACCTCAACCTCAACCTCAAATTATcccacaacaacagcagcaaccatCTCTATCTGCTACACAAATCCCTAAAGTTTCAGATCAAATCGGACAAGATTCAATCTCTCTTCGTCCTGGTTCTACCTCAACTACTTCATCCCAACCTATAGCAATAGTAGCACAGAACAAAGAGAAAGAATcagtattatcatcatcatcgtcgCGATCGCCttcattttcatcatcatcactttcttctCCAAAACCAGAACCATTTGTTCCTCCACATCTAAGACCAGGATTTGCTGGTAAACAAGATAGATTAGGACAGGACGGACAGAAGATTAATCTAGGGTTTCGATCTCGTGAGCTTGGAAATAATCAAGGCCATTCAGCGAATCAGTATGGTGATAATGGGCGTCCTAAATCAGGAGGATATTACAGAGGTGGTGATTCGGATCAGGAGCTTATGAATCGACctacttcttcgtcttcttccagtGGAAATCTAAATCGACCTAACTCTAGCGGCAGTCGACCTAATTCTAGCGGGAATCGACCTAATTCGGGTGGATGGTatggttcatcatcatcatcatcttacaGATCTCCTCACCATTTTTAG